In the Helianthus annuus cultivar XRQ/B chromosome 11, HanXRQr2.0-SUNRISE, whole genome shotgun sequence genome, one interval contains:
- the LOC110891302 gene encoding zinc finger protein ZAT5 gives MQANQDYHSSIMADSRNMIIKGKRTKRPRPSSPLSLTMASTSSTTTSATTDGDTENPNNAFHTTNASIEFTKIVQENEEEEDMANCLILLAQSQSQGHSGSFPPLPPPAVGAVEVARTSEFYVYECKTCNRGFSSFQALGGHRASHKKPSNPNMVKQDMHVYHGSTELSLQICSSVGQCNPSGSMKVTKIHICSICSAEFGSGQALGGHMRRHRSMPVARTDCGDSSGCQESKKPKTLLSLDLNLPAPVDDDLRETKVRFRPEEQMIVFSNSSLVHCHI, from the coding sequence atGCAAGCTAATCAAGATTATCATAGTTCAATCATGGCGGATTCAAGAAACATGATCATCAAAGGAAAAAGAACCAAGCGTCCAAGACCCTCTTCACCTCTTTCTCTAACCATGGCCTCCACCTCttccaccaccacctccgccaccaccgaTGGTGATACCGAAAACCCTAATAACGCGTTCCACACGACGAACGCTTCCATCGAGTTCACAAAAATTGTTCAAGAAAACGAGGAAGAAGAAGACATGGCTAACTGCCTGATTCTTCTGGCTCAGAGCCAGAGCCAGGGCCATTCTGGCTCTTTCCCGCCACTACCACCGCCCGCTGTTGGGGCGGTGGAAGTGGCGAGGACTTCAGAGTTTTATGTTTACGAATGTAAAACATGTAACCGAGGGTTTTCGTCGTTTCAAGCCCTTGGTGGACATAGGGCTAGTCACAAGAAACCCTCTAACCCTAATATGGTGAAACAAGATATGCATGTTTATCATGGTTCTACCGAGCTATCTCTTCAAATTTGTTCGAGCGTGGGTCAGTGTAACCCTAGTGGCTCGATGAAAGTAACCAAGATTCATATATGTTCTATATGTAGTGCGGAGTTTGGTTCTGGCCAGGCACTAGGTGGTCATATGAGGCGACATAGGTCCATGCCCGTGGCTAGAACCGATTGTGGTGATTCGAGCGGGTGTCAAGAGTCCAAGAAACCGAAAACCCTATTATCGTTGGACTTGAATCTTCCGGCTCCAGTTGATGATGATCTCAGGGAAACGAAAGTTCGATTTCGACCCGAAGAACAAATGATCGTGTTCTCGAATTCTTCTCTTGTTCATTGCCATATCTAA